One region of Ptiloglossa arizonensis isolate GNS036 chromosome 8, iyPtiAriz1_principal, whole genome shotgun sequence genomic DNA includes:
- the LOC143150678 gene encoding uncharacterized protein LOC143150678, protein MNIARHKLIHTGLKRFACDLCDYRSNQKSNLESHRRRHTQEYSFRCERCQKGFFLRTEYLEHANAHTRKQLFRCEHCTKSYPYKRNLTAHLRRQHAMILPADSTKNETKRKHVCRVCMEGFAQKLQLERHLRKQHGVRNTVRHLCDLCGTVLSSKRRLMVHRRGHANEKIAKCDLCDKQFASRENLNIHRRVHTGEKPHVCSQCGRGFAQRTSLILHLRYHSGERPYQCTDCGKGFVSGSFLKKHRKIHEKSSQLDILNKDFRLTNVVNMDQIIKEYVLKRQSVGLNLDRMVEIIPTWISFQHYLIDIVFGDCNRDTKSGSKNIVTLRRLLSRHLGIFLNKFGLIYCVSSIVATVFYVKILYTQKIDIIFWSLGNIGGKYPVIGITLPYHTRIYKSIENFVSFLIPHSSHWINDHDELTSCEDFRIKSEDVLLDPGQKFESNEKACDLCQEKFHFVTRLVAHLRIVHGIHRPFKCVTCGKTYPQQFMLNAHVKKSHTPKTIPCAQCSFMGVNATDVERHTKRHHREIKFTCEICSESFVDKDSLMTHTTMHNFMQYQQCNACGSIFNDVYSLKEHNQLYHYDPGVLMQEKLEEGDQQALAHKCDVCGKVYKYKSVLKQHKVKTHGDTPSYERRRYLCALCGKELKTAKGLEIHNRSHTGEKPYTCEICGKCFACETLLRTHNVTHTGERKYSCDQCGKAFTQRSTLVVHKRYHTGERPYVCPRCGKGFVTRTVLNTHMKSCR, encoded by the exons ATGAACATTGCTCGTCACAAGCTGATCCACACGGGTTTGAAGCGATTCGCGTGCGATCTCTGCGACTACAGGTCCAACCAGAAGTCGAACCTCGAGAGCCACCGTAGACGACACACCCAGGAGTACTCGTTCAGATGCGAGAGGTGCCAGAAAGGCTTCTTCCTGAGAACGGAGTACCTGGAGCACGCGAACGCGCACACCAGGAAGCAACTGTTCAGATGTGAACACTGCACCAAGTCCTATCCCTACAAGAGGAACCTGACCGCCCATCTGAGACGTCAACACGCCATGATCCTGCCCGCTGACTCCACGAAGAACGAGACTAAACGCAAACACGTGTGCAGGGTCTGTATGGAGGGTTTCGCGCAAAAATTGCAACTCGAGAGACATCTGAGGAAACAACACGGTGTACGCAACACTGTCAGACATTTGTGCGATCTCTGCGGCACGGTGTTGTCCTCCAAGAGGAGACTAATGGTCCACAGACGCGGCCACGCGAACGAAAAGATCGCCAAGTGCGATCTCTGCGACAAACAGTTCGCCAGCAGAGAGAACCTGAACATTCATCGACGTGTGCACACCGGTGAGAAGCCACACGTTTGCTCGCAATGCGGCCGTGGATTCGCTCAAAGAACCTCGTTGATCCTCCATCTCAGGTACCATTCAGGCGAGAGACCCTACCAGTGCACCGATTGCGGCAAGGGATTCGTCTCCGGGAGTTTTCTCAAGAAGCATCGCAAGATACACGAGAAATCCAGCCAACTC GATATACTTAATAAGGATTTTAG ATTAACGAACGTGGTAAACATGGATCAGATTATTAAGGAGTATGTATTGAAAAGACAGAGTGTTGGCTTAAATTTAGATAGGATGGTCGAAATTATTCCGACGTGGATT tcTTTTCAGCATTACTT GATTGATATTGTTTTT GGTGATTGCAATCGTGATACAAAAAGTGGCTCCAAAAATATTGTAACTTTGAGAAGATTGTTAAGTAGACAtttgggaatatttttaaataaatttggtcTTATTTATTGTGTTTCTTCTATCGTCGCTACTGTTTTCTatgtaaaaattttatatacCCAAAAG ATCGATATTATTTTCTGGTCACTG GGTAACATAGGTGGTAAATACCCCGTGATCGGAATCACCCTACCTTACCATACACGCATTTACAAAAGCATCGAAAATTTCGTCTCCTTTCT GATCCCTCATTCCAGCCACTGGATCAATGATCACGACGAGCTTACCAGCTGCGAAGATTTCAGAATCAAGAGCGAGGACGTTCTTCTCGATCCAGGGCAGAA ATTCGAGAGCAACGAGAAGGCTTGCGACCTGTGTCAAGAAAAATTTCACTTCGTGACCAGATTGGTGGCTCATTTGAGGATCGTTCACGGTATTCACAGGCCGTTCAAATGCGTCACGTGTGGGAAAACGTATCCACAACAATTCATGCTAAACGCCCACGTGAAGAAATCCCACACGCCAAAAACCATCCCCTGCGCTCAGTGCAGCTTCATGGGGGTGAACGCGACCGACGTTGAAAGACACACCAAGCGACACcatcgtgaaataaaattcaccTGCGAAATTTGCAGCGAGAGCTTCGTGGACAAGGACTCGTTAATGACACACACGACTATGCACAACTTTATGCAGTATCAACAGTGCAACGCATGCGGTAGCATATTCAACGATGTCTACAG TTTAAAGGAGCACAATCAACTCTACCATTACGACCCCGGTGTATTGATGCAAGAGAAGCTCGAGGAGGGGGACCAACAGGCTCTGGCGCACAAATGCGATGTCTGCGGTAAAGTTTACAAGTACAAGTCCGTGCTAAAGCAGCACAAAGTGAAGACTCACGGCGACACGCCGAGCTACGAGAGACGCAGATACCTATGCGCCCTTTGCGGCAAGGAACTGAAGACCGCCAAGGGCCTGGAGATCCATAATCGCTCCCACACGGGCGAAAAGCCATACACGTGCGAGATATGCGGCAAGTGTTTCGCTTGCGAGACCCTGCTGAGGACTCACAACGTTACGCACACCGGGGAACGAAAGTATTCCTGCGATCAGTGCGGTAAAGCGTTCACGCAGAGGTCCACGCTGGTGGTGCACAAACGCTATCATACCGGCGAACGACCGTACGTTTGCCCGCGTTGCGGAAAAGGCTTTGTGACCAGGACCGTTCTCAATACTCACATGAAATCTTGTCGTTGA